The following proteins are co-located in the Oncorhynchus clarkii lewisi isolate Uvic-CL-2024 chromosome 30, UVic_Ocla_1.0, whole genome shotgun sequence genome:
- the LOC139389577 gene encoding survival motor neuron protein 1-like, whose protein sequence is MANGCKDMLFARGAGQSDDSDIWDDTALIKAYDKAVASFKTALKGEEDTTIPKKDNPGKKRKNHKKNRSRKRSSAPSDKEWRVGEPCCAYWSEDGKLYAATISSIDEKRGTCIVVFTDYGNEEELNLRDLLTESSEVEEEAPDKVKEAESSTKESDRSSAPHSHVPRSKPKSKSPKVPPMWGPGFPGFPPGPPPMPGFRMGDSRRPGASGPAPPGWPPMMPSGPPMIPPPPPMSPDGEDDEALGSMLIAWYMSGYHTGYYLGLKQGRKEAAGKKAHHK, encoded by the exons ATGGCAAATGGGTGTAAAGATATGCTTTTTGCTCGTGGAGCTGGACAA AGTGACGATTCTGACATTTGGGATGACACTGCACTGATAAAGGCCTACGACAAAGCAGTTGCATCATTCAAG ACCGCCCTGAAGGGGGAGGAGGACACCACAATCCCAAAGAAAGACAACCCCGGAAAGAAACGGAAAAACCACAAAAAGAACCGCAGCAGAAAGAGAAGTAGTGCTCCTTCCGATAAAGAG TGGAGAGTCGGCGAGCCCTGCTGTGCCTACTGGTCTGAAGACGGCAAGCTTTACGCTGCCACTATCTCCTCCATAGACGAGAAGCGGGGCACCTGTATAGTTGTGTTCACAGACTATGGGAACGAGGAGGAGCTGAACCTCCGAGACCTTCTGACCGAGAGCTCCGAGGTAGAGGAGGAAGCCCCCGACAAG GTTAAAGAAGCAGAGTCTTCTACAAAGGAGAGCGATCGGTCGTCCGCCCCTCACAGTCACGTGCCACGCTCTAAACCCAAGTCCAAATCCCCCAAAGTACCTCCGATGTGGGGTCCAGGTTTCCCTGGCTTTCCCCCAGGTCCCCCTCCCATGCCTGGCTTCAGAATG GGAGACTCTAGGCGACCTGGGGCCTCCGGGCCTGCCCCTCCGGGATGGCCTCCCATGATGCCCTCTGGGCCACCG AtgatccctccccctccccccatgaGTCCAGACGGAGAGGACGATGAGGCCTTGGGAAGTATGCTGATCGCCTGGTACATGAGTGGATACCACACCGGATACTACCTG GGGTTAAAGCAAGGCCGCAAAGAAGCTGCTGGAAAGAAGGCTCACCACAAGTGA